One window of the Nocardia huaxiensis genome contains the following:
- the lhgO gene encoding L-2-hydroxyglutarate oxidase, translating to MRLAGVYDYCVIGGGIVGVATAHRILDRHPGASLLLVEKAGELAVHQTGHNSGVIHSGIYYEPGSLKARLCVRGAELTKEFAAAHDIPFQVCGKLLVATDSAEQARMLALYERSVTNGVEVELLDAAELVRREPRVTGVGALFVPGTGIVDYTRVTAELARQVRAGGGEIVLGAEITSISETADAVTVSGPSGSWRAARLVVCAGLQADRMARLAGLDIDLRIVPFRGEYYQLPPHRKDLVRTLIYPIPDPELPFLGVHLSPTIDGDLTVGPNAVLGLAREGYAKGSVNWRDAREILGYRGFHRVAANNVRTGLREMRNSVFKRGYLAECRRYCPELTAADLLPREAGIRAQAVLRDGTLVHDFLIERTPRSVHVLNAPSPAATSALPIAEHIAAQLDS from the coding sequence GTGAGACTCGCTGGTGTGTACGACTACTGCGTGATCGGCGGCGGCATTGTCGGGGTGGCCACGGCCCACCGCATTCTCGACCGGCATCCGGGCGCGAGCCTGCTGCTGGTCGAGAAGGCGGGCGAGCTGGCCGTCCATCAGACCGGGCACAACAGCGGGGTCATCCACTCCGGGATCTACTACGAACCCGGCAGCCTGAAGGCGCGGCTGTGCGTGCGCGGTGCCGAACTGACCAAGGAGTTCGCTGCCGCGCACGATATTCCGTTCCAGGTGTGCGGAAAACTGCTGGTGGCCACCGATTCCGCGGAGCAGGCGCGAATGCTGGCGCTCTACGAGCGCTCGGTGACCAACGGCGTCGAGGTGGAGTTGCTGGACGCGGCCGAGCTGGTGCGGCGCGAGCCCCGGGTGACCGGCGTCGGCGCGCTGTTCGTGCCGGGCACCGGCATCGTCGACTACACCCGCGTCACCGCGGAGCTGGCGCGGCAGGTGCGCGCGGGCGGCGGCGAAATCGTGCTGGGTGCGGAGATCACGTCGATCAGCGAAACAGCCGATGCCGTAACGGTTTCCGGCCCGTCCGGGAGCTGGCGGGCGGCGCGGCTGGTGGTGTGCGCGGGCCTGCAGGCGGATCGGATGGCGCGGCTGGCGGGCCTGGACATCGATCTGCGCATCGTGCCGTTCCGCGGCGAGTACTACCAATTGCCGCCGCACCGCAAGGATTTGGTGCGCACCCTCATCTATCCGATTCCGGATCCCGAATTGCCGTTCCTGGGTGTGCATTTGAGCCCCACCATCGACGGCGATCTGACGGTCGGCCCGAACGCCGTGCTGGGCCTGGCCCGCGAGGGCTATGCCAAGGGCAGCGTGAACTGGCGGGATGCCCGGGAGATCCTGGGCTACCGCGGTTTTCACCGGGTGGCCGCGAACAACGTGCGCACCGGCTTGCGGGAGATGCGCAATTCGGTGTTCAAACGGGGTTATCTGGCCGAGTGCCGACGCTACTGCCCGGAGTTGACGGCCGCGGATCTGCTGCCTCGGGAGGCGGGCATCCGGGCGCAGGCGGTGCTGCGGGACGGGACGCTGGTGCACGATTTCCTGATCGAGCGCACGCCGCGATCGGTGCACGTCCTCAATGCGCCGTCGCCGGCCGCGACTTCGGCGCTGCCCATCGCGGAACACATCGCCGCGCAATTGGACAGTTGA
- a CDS encoding SRPBCC family protein, giving the protein MGHMKYASDVGAPVEVAFSYTDNHQFVPDWAFAVAGFEPLGDIDHGLGAVFDTTLRIGFWHPTVECEITDHRRNAVIEYTLRRRRKGKPAPASTPLAVITLRFDPLGYGRSVLTSEAEYWAPRGLSRHLLSRMLTAAVESAVRRTESQLRREIEEFHGTDLVGRIA; this is encoded by the coding sequence ATGGGCCACATGAAATACGCGAGCGACGTCGGGGCACCGGTGGAGGTCGCGTTCAGCTACACGGACAACCATCAGTTCGTGCCGGACTGGGCCTTCGCCGTCGCCGGTTTCGAACCGCTCGGAGATATCGACCACGGCCTGGGCGCCGTCTTCGACACCACCCTGCGGATCGGATTCTGGCATCCCACGGTCGAGTGTGAGATCACCGACCACCGCCGCAACGCGGTCATCGAATACACACTGCGCCGGCGCCGGAAGGGGAAGCCGGCGCCGGCGAGCACCCCCCTCGCGGTCATCACGCTGCGGTTCGACCCACTCGGGTACGGTCGCTCCGTGCTGACCTCCGAAGCCGAGTACTGGGCCCCCCGCGGCCTCAGCCGCCACCTGCTCTCCCGGATGCTCACCGCGGCCGTAGAATCGGCCGTGCGACGCACCGAGTCGCAATTGCGAAGGGAGATAGAGGAATTCCACGGAACGGATCTTGTCGGCCGGATTGCGTAG
- a CDS encoding ribonuclease H family protein — translation MIIVSTDGSCLRNPGGAIGWAWVNHAGSSSDSGGAPSGTNQIAELRALLEAVRAHPGPEPLLIESDSLYAIKCASEWINGWRVNGWRTSTGGPVKNVELIQQIDRAINTRSGPVRFRWVRGHVGNYFNEQADALAGQAARKVAASGATEPASDPAPYDPITEPLPVEPATEPIPVTPAVDRAAEKIVAATAPAPVAQPARRRATTAKAPAADALTLF, via the coding sequence ATGATCATCGTGAGCACCGACGGATCGTGCCTGCGTAACCCGGGTGGTGCCATCGGCTGGGCCTGGGTGAACCACGCCGGCTCGTCGTCGGACAGCGGCGGTGCGCCCTCGGGCACCAACCAGATCGCGGAGCTACGCGCGCTGCTCGAAGCCGTCCGCGCCCATCCCGGTCCCGAACCTCTGCTCATCGAGAGCGATTCGCTCTACGCCATCAAGTGCGCCTCCGAATGGATCAACGGCTGGCGTGTGAACGGCTGGCGCACCTCCACCGGCGGCCCGGTCAAGAACGTGGAACTCATCCAGCAGATCGACCGCGCCATCAACACCCGCTCCGGACCCGTCCGCTTCCGCTGGGTGCGCGGGCACGTCGGCAACTACTTCAACGAGCAGGCCGACGCACTGGCCGGTCAGGCCGCCCGCAAGGTCGCCGCCTCCGGAGCCACCGAGCCCGCGAGCGACCCGGCCCCGTACGACCCGATCACCGAGCCGCTGCCGGTCGAACCGGCCACCGAGCCCATCCCGGTGACCCCGGCCGTGGATCGCGCCGCGGAGAAGATCGTGGCGGCCACCGCGCCCGCGCCCGTCGCGCAGCCCGCACGGCGGCGCGCCACCACCGCGAAAGCGCCTGCTGCCGACGCACTCACGCTCTTCTGA
- a CDS encoding MlaD family protein, protein MSWLKNHKNLMSNLALAMLLVVGATYLAVSVMRVNPLRETYTVTVNLDRSGGLQSGNDVTLRGYRVGKVTGIELVDNGAALAATVEIDSKYRIPVDTLVSVGALSGAGEQYIDFRPQTEQAPYLGDGSVIKFDKDKVKTPTPVWSVLDNSSALIAQIDPDKFSVILSELDVALSGGQDQLRSLIDGISLATTGLDNLLPQTTNLLANLRTINSTTSLAQPDLATLTRNSSVLFQQFNDANAELQRILEQAPEQMATLGAVLDRTADPMTSLASNFVAITKAAQLRTPALRALFPSLVVGSSAIGVPAHDNEFFTVVDIWPRPFCDYVTKKVANEVVTDNEFPKWAGYCANPPADQQIRGSGNAPRPDVPNNGALPPAGADPNERTLPPAR, encoded by the coding sequence ATGAGCTGGCTGAAGAACCACAAGAACCTGATGTCGAACCTGGCGCTGGCGATGCTGCTCGTCGTCGGTGCGACCTATCTGGCGGTGAGCGTCATGCGGGTCAACCCGCTGCGCGAAACCTATACGGTCACGGTCAATCTGGATCGTTCCGGCGGTCTGCAGTCCGGCAATGACGTCACGCTGCGCGGCTACCGCGTCGGCAAGGTCACCGGCATCGAGCTCGTCGACAACGGCGCCGCGCTGGCCGCCACCGTCGAAATCGATTCCAAGTACCGCATTCCCGTCGACACCCTGGTGTCGGTGGGCGCGCTCTCCGGCGCGGGCGAGCAGTACATCGACTTCCGGCCGCAGACCGAGCAGGCGCCCTACCTGGGCGACGGCTCGGTGATCAAGTTCGACAAGGACAAGGTCAAGACGCCCACCCCGGTGTGGTCGGTGCTGGACAACTCCAGCGCGCTCATCGCGCAGATCGACCCGGACAAGTTCAGCGTCATCCTCAGCGAACTGGATGTGGCGCTGTCCGGCGGACAGGACCAGCTGCGCTCGCTCATCGACGGAATCAGCCTGGCCACAACGGGTCTGGACAATCTGCTGCCGCAGACCACCAACCTGCTGGCCAACCTGCGCACCATCAACTCGACGACCTCGCTGGCACAGCCGGATCTCGCCACGCTGACCCGCAATTCGAGCGTATTGTTCCAGCAGTTCAACGATGCCAATGCCGAGCTGCAGCGGATCCTGGAGCAGGCGCCCGAACAGATGGCCACCCTCGGCGCGGTGCTGGACCGCACCGCCGACCCGATGACCAGTCTGGCAAGCAACTTCGTGGCCATCACCAAGGCCGCGCAGCTGCGCACCCCGGCACTGCGGGCCCTGTTCCCGTCGCTGGTGGTCGGCAGCTCCGCCATCGGCGTGCCGGCGCACGACAACGAGTTCTTCACCGTCGTCGACATCTGGCCGCGGCCCTTCTGCGACTACGTCACCAAGAAGGTCGCGAACGAGGTCGTCACCGACAACGAGTTCCCGAAGTGGGCCGGTTACTGCGCGAACCCGCCCGCGGATCAGCAGATTCGCGGTTCCGGCAACGCACCCCGGCCCGATGTTCCGAACAACGGCGCGCTTCCGCCCGCCGGCGCCGATCCGAACGAGCGGACCCTTCCGCCCGCTCGCTGA
- a CDS encoding MCE family protein, with product MSNRLMKDLRKAKKARRAVLALAVTAALGASGCGLTVESLPLPKPGAGGDTYTVHAVFENALNLPDQAKVKIGGSDVGVVTKIETRNYQAIVDLDIRKDIELPANSTAELRQATPLGDVFVAVSKPKAEPGQQMLKNGDTLQHTSAGATVEELLLSISLLFNGGGIASLSKLTAEMESIVGGRGDQLGSVLTQLTSVMTALNNNSQRIDSVLGGFSSLANTLEANHSELGQVADTLPGMIGAIAENNQAIGELLTKISTTSAALGDYADTTSADLASLLDNVKQLMGALAQTEQDLGPALDALHEVRPGVEASFKGNTLAVAATLSMLDIGLLTDPANSKFPDLKDLGDFAGSLIQVLQIIQGRVQGGHR from the coding sequence ATGAGCAACCGACTGATGAAGGATCTGCGCAAGGCCAAGAAGGCCCGGCGCGCGGTGCTGGCCCTGGCCGTCACCGCCGCGCTCGGCGCCTCCGGCTGTGGCCTCACCGTGGAAAGCCTGCCGCTGCCCAAACCCGGCGCGGGCGGCGACACCTACACCGTGCACGCGGTCTTCGAGAACGCGCTGAACCTGCCGGACCAGGCCAAGGTCAAGATCGGCGGCTCCGACGTCGGCGTCGTCACCAAGATCGAGACCAGGAACTATCAGGCCATCGTGGACCTCGACATCCGCAAGGACATCGAGCTCCCGGCCAACAGCACCGCCGAACTGCGCCAGGCCACCCCGCTCGGCGACGTGTTCGTGGCGGTGTCCAAGCCGAAAGCCGAACCGGGCCAGCAGATGCTGAAGAACGGCGACACGCTGCAGCACACCTCGGCGGGCGCCACCGTCGAGGAACTGCTGCTGTCGATCTCGCTGCTGTTCAACGGCGGCGGCATCGCCAGCCTGTCCAAGCTCACCGCCGAGATGGAATCCATCGTCGGCGGGCGCGGCGACCAGCTGGGCAGCGTGCTCACCCAGCTCACCAGCGTCATGACCGCGCTGAACAACAACAGTCAGCGCATCGACAGCGTGCTGGGCGGGTTCAGCTCGCTGGCGAACACGCTGGAGGCCAACCACAGTGAGCTCGGCCAGGTGGCCGACACCCTGCCCGGCATGATCGGCGCCATCGCCGAGAACAACCAGGCCATCGGGGAACTGCTCACCAAGATCTCGACAACCAGTGCGGCCCTGGGCGATTACGCCGACACCACCTCCGCCGACCTGGCCAGCCTGCTCGACAATGTCAAGCAGCTGATGGGCGCGCTGGCGCAGACCGAACAGGACCTTGGCCCCGCGCTGGACGCGCTGCACGAGGTGCGGCCCGGCGTGGAAGCCTCCTTCAAGGGCAATACGCTCGCGGTCGCCGCCACGCTCTCCATGCTCGACATCGGCTTGCTGACCGACCCGGCCAACAGCAAGTTCCCGGATCTCAAGGATCTCGGCGACTTCGCGGGCAGCCTCATCCAGGTGCTGCAGATCATCCAGGGCCGGGTGCAGGGGGGCCACCGATGA
- a CDS encoding MCE family protein gives MSLMKRITQAAMVGAVTFAVGSCSIVPLGVKDAVGQTQHFTADFLNIAGMFEGNPITVLGLEVGKVDKIIPKGQYVEVHMTVDNDIKIPRNVVAALISPSIVTDRHIELSPVYTGGDVLKDGAHLTTQQTKTPVELDTMIKTIDTFAAALSPKDGQEGIGPLSGRVLYPMMNGNGEKMREVLNSLSGALKVGVDNKDAVSTIIIKLNELTTMLAENDSSVRGFSDKLTQMSGLLAEQAPGLQATLDQLNAFLANTSGAFAQYQDQLNGTLTGLTNVTQQLRDNAAGVTEIVDVAPLLMQNLDRSVNRQGGFVRLHGLIGTALSGELISLFCSRIQMRADGCRTGKIEDFGPDFGLTAAMLGLTSK, from the coding sequence ATGAGCCTGATGAAGCGAATCACCCAGGCGGCCATGGTCGGTGCGGTCACCTTCGCGGTGGGCAGCTGCTCCATCGTGCCGCTGGGCGTGAAGGACGCGGTGGGTCAGACCCAGCACTTCACCGCCGACTTCCTCAATATCGCGGGCATGTTCGAGGGCAACCCGATCACCGTGCTCGGGCTCGAGGTCGGCAAGGTCGACAAGATCATTCCCAAGGGGCAGTACGTCGAGGTTCACATGACCGTGGACAACGACATCAAGATCCCGAGAAACGTTGTCGCGGCGCTCATCTCGCCGTCCATCGTGACCGACCGGCACATCGAGCTCTCGCCCGTGTACACCGGCGGCGACGTCCTGAAGGACGGCGCACACCTGACCACCCAGCAGACCAAGACCCCGGTCGAGCTGGACACGATGATCAAGACCATCGACACCTTCGCGGCCGCGCTGAGCCCCAAGGACGGGCAGGAGGGCATCGGCCCGCTGTCGGGTCGCGTGCTCTACCCGATGATGAACGGCAACGGCGAGAAGATGCGCGAGGTGCTGAACTCGCTGTCCGGCGCGCTGAAGGTCGGCGTCGACAACAAGGACGCCGTCTCGACCATCATCATCAAGCTGAACGAGCTCACCACCATGCTGGCCGAGAACGACAGCTCGGTGCGCGGCTTCAGCGACAAGCTCACCCAGATGAGCGGTCTGCTCGCCGAGCAGGCGCCCGGTCTGCAGGCCACCCTGGATCAGCTGAACGCCTTCCTGGCCAATACTTCCGGGGCGTTCGCGCAGTACCAGGATCAGCTCAACGGCACCCTCACCGGCCTCACCAATGTCACCCAGCAGCTGCGCGACAATGCCGCGGGCGTGACCGAGATCGTCGACGTGGCGCCGCTGCTCATGCAGAACCTGGACCGGTCGGTCAACCGCCAGGGCGGGTTCGTGCGCCTGCACGGCCTCATCGGCACCGCGCTCTCGGGCGAGCTGATCAGCCTGTTCTGCAGCCGCATCCAGATGCGGGCGGACGGCTGCCGCACCGGCAAGATCGAGGACTTCGGACCCGATTTCGGTCTGACCGCAGCGATGTTGGGGCTGACGAGCAAATGA
- a CDS encoding MCE family protein produces the protein MIAKLKSRFDSNRNFWLGVLGVVIICALLLASTVFRAVGVGEKTIKAEFAQTAGIKVGDKVDVSGVPVGTVADMELENDHVLISLSVKDSVKLGPDAHASIKMATLLGARFIDLDPGDGSGLKGGRILKSNTSVPYNLADVVQEGTPKFEQLDTVKLAESLNLINQQLGDTPELTVQALDSMGALAKTINDRQDAVDQLLKDLDTVTRVLGDNRNSILLVITQGEAIANRVMERQSLLKSLLDNISTLSLQLQQIGTENDGQFGPTLEQLNTMAEGLQKNKDNLDKLLSIMPPSLRQFNNAFGNGNYGEVALPWLFPDNWLCFAHVAEGCQ, from the coding sequence ATGATCGCGAAACTCAAGTCCCGCTTCGATTCCAACCGCAACTTCTGGCTCGGCGTGCTGGGCGTCGTCATCATCTGCGCGCTGCTGCTGGCGTCCACCGTGTTCCGCGCGGTGGGCGTGGGTGAGAAGACCATCAAGGCCGAGTTCGCCCAGACCGCCGGCATCAAGGTCGGCGACAAGGTGGACGTCTCCGGCGTGCCGGTGGGCACCGTGGCCGATATGGAGCTCGAGAACGACCACGTGCTGATCTCGCTGTCGGTCAAGGACAGCGTGAAGCTCGGCCCGGACGCGCACGCCTCGATCAAGATGGCGACCCTGCTGGGCGCCCGCTTCATCGACCTGGATCCGGGTGACGGCTCCGGGCTGAAGGGCGGCCGAATCCTCAAGTCCAACACCTCGGTTCCGTACAACCTGGCCGATGTGGTGCAGGAGGGCACGCCCAAGTTCGAGCAGCTCGACACGGTCAAGCTGGCCGAGTCGCTGAACCTGATCAACCAGCAGCTGGGTGACACCCCGGAGCTGACGGTGCAGGCGCTGGACTCCATGGGCGCGCTGGCCAAGACCATCAACGACCGCCAGGACGCGGTGGATCAGCTGCTCAAGGATCTGGACACGGTCACCCGTGTGCTGGGCGACAACCGCAACAGCATCCTGCTGGTGATCACCCAGGGCGAGGCCATCGCCAATCGCGTGATGGAGCGGCAGAGCCTGCTGAAGTCGCTGCTGGACAACATCTCCACGCTGAGCCTGCAGCTGCAGCAGATCGGCACCGAGAACGACGGCCAGTTCGGCCCGACCCTCGAACAGCTCAACACCATGGCCGAGGGCCTGCAGAAGAACAAGGACAACCTGGACAAGCTGCTGTCGATCATGCCGCCGTCGCTGCGGCAGTTCAACAATGCGTTCGGCAACGGAAACTACGGCGAGGTCGCCCTCCCGTGGCTGTTCCCGGACAACTGGTTGTGCTTCGCGCACGTGGCTGAGGGGTGCCAGTAA
- a CDS encoding MCE family protein, translating into MSIRKPLIGFSLFAIVSILVTAVIWNTLARTVDGSTNTYKAVFTDVLGLREGDDVRMAGVRVGKVEKIELDGTNNAVVTFIVQNNQTMFSDTKALVRYQNLIGQRYIALQLDKKSTGSHVPMKNNETIPVERTEPSFDISGLLNGFQPLFQVLQPEQVNSLSNTFIQALQGDGVSLSAFVTQAAAVASDFQRRDGILADVITNLSAVMSGLAKRSGELETLVTQTRALIGGLYEQGQSLQASTVQIADATSSLVSMITQIQPKLSLAQASTRDALTLLLANGAKLDQAAVDLPAILAALGKFTQNGAYANAYVCSLDVSLYGVLFPRGLFNQIGGNSHSAVCRP; encoded by the coding sequence ATGAGCATTCGCAAACCGCTGATCGGCTTCAGCCTCTTCGCCATCGTGTCCATCCTGGTGACCGCGGTCATCTGGAACACCTTGGCGCGCACGGTGGATGGCTCGACCAACACCTACAAGGCCGTCTTCACCGACGTGCTCGGCCTGCGAGAGGGCGACGACGTCCGCATGGCGGGCGTGCGCGTCGGCAAGGTGGAGAAGATCGAACTCGACGGCACCAACAATGCCGTGGTGACCTTCATCGTCCAGAACAACCAGACGATGTTCTCCGACACCAAGGCGCTGGTGCGCTACCAGAACCTGATCGGACAGCGCTACATCGCGCTGCAGCTGGACAAGAAGAGCACCGGCAGTCACGTGCCGATGAAGAACAACGAGACCATCCCGGTCGAGCGCACCGAGCCGTCCTTCGACATCTCGGGTCTGCTCAACGGTTTCCAGCCGCTGTTCCAGGTGCTGCAGCCGGAACAGGTGAACAGCCTGTCCAACACCTTCATCCAGGCGTTGCAGGGCGACGGAGTCTCGTTGAGCGCCTTCGTCACCCAGGCCGCGGCCGTGGCCAGCGACTTCCAGCGCCGCGACGGCATCCTGGCCGACGTGATCACCAACCTGTCGGCGGTCATGTCCGGTCTGGCCAAGCGCAGCGGTGAGCTGGAGACCCTGGTGACGCAGACCCGCGCCCTCATCGGCGGGCTGTACGAGCAGGGCCAGTCGCTGCAGGCTTCCACGGTGCAGATCGCGGACGCCACCAGCTCGCTGGTCTCGATGATCACCCAGATCCAGCCGAAACTGTCGCTGGCCCAGGCCAGTACGCGGGACGCGCTGACGCTGCTGCTGGCCAACGGCGCCAAGCTCGATCAGGCGGCCGTCGACCTGCCGGCCATTCTGGCCGCGCTCGGCAAGTTCACCCAGAACGGCGCCTACGCCAACGCGTACGTGTGCAGCCTGGATGTCTCCCTCTACGGTGTCCTCTTCCCGCGCGGTCTGTTCAACCAGATCGGCGGCAACTCCCACTCGGCGGTGTGCCGGCCATGA
- a CDS encoding MlaD family protein: MIIDPSGRGPTMRQLLIAGVCGLTVFAIILAFLMARYQGYFVEKVKVTANLTTTGDGLPSNADVKFRGVLVGVVKDVSVAAKGELQQVHIEMKPEYVSGIPATVTARVVPSNLFAVTSVELVYNGPDSAHLREGSQIEEDRSQGTIALQDTLTTVRDILGKIDPIQFGRVLGTLSYALDGSGRMPGSTVERVDRWLREVRGAVPDVDGFLTDFSNSFNALNQSAPELMTVLSESVQTAATISNRRAELVSLIGGTSATVDKINSLFARNPNVGKEVTTGTSALFGAISEDPNAIPIAIANLNNSVRKLGSTFHWGEQKQMVWNMGITFTPYKPYTVADCPRYGELAGPSCGTAPAESDPGTLPESLRPRAVDSAAGLPPATLPEGISIPGLTTGGATEQNPFAGTPLQGLFPSLAVPGASAPAAQQPAGETPAAGAISYQGDDAIVALLGRRPNAAEYLLLSSIMKGGTLQVTESGAGR; the protein is encoded by the coding sequence ATGATCATCGATCCGAGCGGGCGCGGCCCGACGATGCGGCAGCTGCTGATCGCGGGCGTGTGCGGACTTACCGTGTTCGCGATCATCCTGGCCTTCCTGATGGCGCGGTACCAGGGGTACTTCGTCGAAAAGGTCAAGGTCACAGCGAATCTCACCACCACCGGTGACGGTCTCCCGTCCAATGCGGACGTGAAGTTCCGCGGCGTGCTGGTGGGTGTGGTCAAGGATGTGTCGGTGGCCGCCAAGGGTGAGCTGCAGCAGGTGCACATCGAGATGAAGCCGGAGTACGTCTCCGGCATCCCGGCGACGGTGACCGCCCGCGTGGTGCCGTCCAACCTGTTCGCCGTCACCTCCGTCGAATTGGTCTACAACGGACCGGATTCCGCGCACCTGCGCGAGGGTTCGCAGATCGAAGAGGACCGTTCGCAGGGCACCATCGCGCTGCAGGACACGCTCACCACGGTGCGCGACATCCTCGGCAAGATCGACCCCATCCAGTTCGGCCGGGTGCTGGGCACCCTGTCCTACGCCCTCGACGGCAGCGGCCGCATGCCCGGCTCCACCGTGGAGCGGGTGGACCGCTGGCTGCGCGAGGTGCGCGGGGCGGTGCCGGATGTGGACGGGTTCCTGACCGACTTCTCCAATTCCTTCAACGCACTGAATCAGTCCGCGCCCGAACTCATGACGGTGCTGTCGGAGTCGGTGCAGACCGCGGCGACCATCTCCAACCGCCGCGCCGAGCTGGTCTCGCTCATCGGTGGCACCTCCGCCACCGTGGACAAGATCAACTCGCTGTTCGCCCGCAACCCGAATGTCGGCAAGGAGGTCACCACCGGAACCAGCGCCCTGTTCGGCGCGATCTCCGAGGACCCCAACGCCATTCCGATCGCCATCGCGAACCTCAACAACTCGGTGCGCAAGCTGGGCTCCACCTTCCACTGGGGTGAGCAGAAGCAGATGGTGTGGAACATGGGCATCACGTTCACGCCGTACAAGCCGTACACCGTCGCGGACTGCCCGCGCTACGGCGAGCTGGCCGGCCCGAGCTGCGGCACCGCGCCCGCAGAGTCGGATCCGGGCACGCTGCCGGAGTCGTTGCGGCCCAGGGCCGTCGACTCGGCGGCCGGACTGCCGCCGGCGACCCTGCCGGAGGGCATCAGCATCCCGGGCCTGACCACGGGCGGCGCCACCGAGCAGAACCCGTTCGCGGGCACCCCGCTGCAGGGCCTGTTCCCGAGCCTCGCGGTGCCGGGCGCCTCCGCCCCGGCGGCGCAGCAGCCGGCCGGTGAGACCCCGGCCGCCGGAGCCATCTCCTACCAGGGCGACGACGCCATCGTCGCGCTGCTCGGACGGCGTCCGAACGCGGCGGAATACCTGCTGCTGAGCTCGATCATGAAGGGTGGGACCTTGCAAGTCACCGAAAGCGGTGCCGGCCGATGA
- a CDS encoding ABC transporter permease, with protein sequence MSATYVPPVLRPFQKLRGVATSPRDWLARIGHQVFFFLRSLAGMPTAFKHYPNEVWRLLRDVTWGNGNLVVGGGTIGVVLILSAFGGMTVAIQGHTSLNLLGLSPLTGAISAFATTRELGPMLATLAFAAQAGCRFTAQLGAMRISEEIDALESVAIRPLPYLVSTRMIAAMIAIVPLYCIALPLAYISCSLTIALIGGTATGTFQHYFYQFLVPQDVLYSLAKAIIFVAITTFIQCYYGFFASGGPEGVGVAAGRAIKLCIIAVVFADLFMTLAIWGVDPGIRISG encoded by the coding sequence GTGTCAGCAACGTATGTTCCGCCGGTACTGCGGCCCTTCCAGAAGTTGCGGGGTGTCGCGACCTCGCCTCGCGACTGGCTCGCCCGCATCGGCCATCAGGTCTTCTTCTTCCTGCGCTCGCTGGCCGGCATGCCGACCGCGTTCAAGCACTACCCCAATGAGGTCTGGCGCCTGCTGCGCGACGTCACCTGGGGCAACGGCAATCTCGTCGTCGGCGGCGGCACCATCGGCGTGGTGCTGATCCTGTCGGCGTTCGGCGGTATGACCGTCGCCATCCAGGGCCACACCTCGCTGAACCTGCTCGGCCTGAGCCCGCTCACCGGCGCCATCTCGGCGTTCGCGACCACTCGTGAGCTCGGACCCATGCTCGCCACACTGGCTTTCGCGGCGCAGGCCGGCTGCCGGTTCACCGCGCAGCTGGGCGCCATGCGCATCTCCGAGGAGATCGACGCGCTGGAATCGGTTGCCATCCGGCCGCTTCCGTACCTGGTGAGCACCCGCATGATCGCGGCCATGATCGCCATCGTGCCGCTGTACTGCATCGCGCTGCCGCTGGCCTACATCTCCTGCTCGCTGACCATCGCCCTGATCGGCGGTACCGCGACAGGCACCTTCCAGCACTACTTCTATCAGTTCCTGGTGCCACAGGATGTGCTGTACTCACTGGCGAAAGCGATCATCTTCGTCGCGATCACCACGTTCATCCAGTGCTACTACGGCTTTTTCGCCTCGGGTGGCCCGGAGGGCGTGGGTGTCGCGGCCGGTCGCGCGATCAAGCTCTGCATCATCGCGGTGGTGTTCGCGGACCTGTTCATGACATTGGCGATCTGGGGCGTGGACCCCGGCATCCGGATCTCGGGATAG